In Pseudomonas putida, a genomic segment contains:
- the ligB gene encoding NAD-dependent DNA ligase LigB: MPLLLLLSLFLALPLVSAQAAQCPDRTPENAETEAAHLRDTLAYWDDQYHRLGVSQVADEIYDQSQQRLRELQRCFNLAGPLPPLASARGPISHPVVHTGVDKLPDTQAVERWMTGKTGVWIQPKVDGVATTLVYRQGRLVSVLSRGDGVHGHDWSRHITALGNLPRQLPQPLDLVLQGELYLRLQAHVQAQAGSANARADVAGLLARKRLGAEQGLRIGLFVWDWPHGPDNQAERLAQLAALGFADSLRYSAAIATSEQAAHWRQHWYRSPLPFATDGVILRQDRRPPAGRWQARAPYWIAAWKYPFSQALAEVRDVEFRIGRTGQVTPVLKLAPVQLDDRRIGQVSLGSLARWQALDIRPGDQVAISLAGLTIPRFEQVVHRAGERQPLAAPDPARYHAHSCWQAGEGCEEQFVARLVWLSGKQGLALNGLGSGTWRSLVRAGEVTSLADWLSLDAARLASLPGISDSKAARLLAQFDSARSRPFTQWMRGLGIPAPQGAVLEGDWQRLARRTAPDWQALPGIGQMRANQLTAFFASPYVQELAWELGNSGIDGFPRATTLAKQ, encoded by the coding sequence ATGCCGTTGCTTCTGCTACTGAGCCTGTTCCTGGCGCTGCCGCTCGTCAGCGCCCAGGCCGCCCAATGCCCAGACCGCACACCCGAGAACGCCGAGACCGAGGCCGCGCATCTGCGCGACACCCTGGCCTACTGGGACGACCAGTATCACCGCCTGGGCGTGTCCCAGGTGGCCGACGAAATCTACGACCAGAGCCAGCAACGCCTGCGCGAACTGCAACGCTGCTTCAACCTCGCAGGTCCGTTGCCGCCCCTGGCCAGCGCCCGCGGCCCAATCAGCCACCCGGTCGTGCACACCGGGGTCGACAAGCTGCCCGACACCCAGGCAGTGGAACGCTGGATGACCGGCAAGACAGGCGTCTGGATCCAGCCCAAGGTCGATGGTGTCGCCACCACCCTGGTCTACCGCCAGGGCCGATTGGTGAGCGTGCTCAGCCGCGGAGATGGCGTTCACGGCCATGACTGGAGCCGCCATATCACCGCCCTCGGCAACCTGCCCCGGCAACTGCCGCAACCACTGGACCTCGTGCTGCAAGGCGAGCTGTACCTGCGCCTGCAGGCGCATGTGCAGGCCCAGGCGGGCAGTGCCAACGCCCGTGCTGACGTCGCCGGCTTGCTCGCGCGCAAGCGATTGGGAGCAGAACAAGGCCTTCGCATCGGCCTGTTCGTCTGGGACTGGCCACATGGGCCGGACAACCAGGCCGAACGACTGGCGCAACTTGCAGCACTGGGGTTTGCCGACAGCCTGCGCTACAGCGCGGCCATCGCCACCTCGGAACAGGCCGCTCACTGGCGCCAGCACTGGTATCGGTCGCCACTGCCCTTCGCCACCGACGGCGTGATCCTGCGCCAGGACAGGCGGCCACCGGCCGGGCGCTGGCAAGCCCGCGCCCCTTACTGGATCGCGGCGTGGAAGTACCCTTTCTCACAAGCACTGGCCGAAGTGCGCGACGTGGAATTTCGCATCGGCCGCACCGGGCAGGTCACCCCAGTATTGAAGCTCGCGCCAGTGCAGCTGGATGATCGCCGCATCGGCCAGGTCAGCCTCGGCTCCCTGGCACGCTGGCAGGCACTCGACATCCGGCCGGGCGACCAGGTCGCGATCAGCCTGGCCGGCCTGACCATCCCGCGCTTCGAGCAAGTCGTGCACCGTGCCGGCGAACGTCAGCCGCTGGCTGCGCCAGATCCCGCGCGCTACCACGCCCATAGCTGCTGGCAGGCCGGCGAAGGCTGCGAGGAGCAGTTCGTGGCCCGGCTTGTCTGGCTCAGCGGCAAGCAGGGCCTGGCACTGAACGGTCTTGGCTCCGGCACATGGCGCAGCCTGGTCCGCGCCGGCGAGGTGACCTCCCTGGCAGACTGGCTGAGCCTCGACGCCGCGCGCCTGGCATCGCTACCAGGCATCAGCGACAGCAAGGCTGCCCGCTTGCTCGCGCAGTTCGACAGCGCGCGCTCGCGCCCGTTTACGCAGTGGATGAGAGGGCTGGGCATACCGGCGCCGCAAGGCGCGGTGCTGGAGGGAGACTGGCAACGCCTGGCTCGACGCACCGCACCTGATTGGCAAGCCTTGCCGGGCATTGGCCAAATGCGAGCCAACCAGTTGACTGCCTTTTTCGCCTCGCCATACGTGCAAGAGCTCGCCTGGGAGCTGGGCAACAGCGGCATTGACGGGTTTCCGCGTGCCACGACGCTTGCCAAGCAA
- the metK gene encoding methionine adenosyltransferase translates to MSEYSLFTSESVSEGHPDKIADQISDAVLDAIITQDKYARVACETLVKTGVAIIAGEVTTSAWVDLEELVRKVIIDIGYNSSEVGFDGATCAVMNIIGKQSVDIAQGVDRSKPEDQGAGDQGLMFGYASNETDVLMPAPICFSHRLVERQAEARKSKLLPWLRPDAKSQVTCRYENGKVVGIDAVVLSTQHNPEVSQKDLQEAVMELIVKHTLPAELLHKGTQYHINPTGNFIIGGPVGDCGLTGRKIIVDSYGGMARHGGGAFSGKDPSKVDRSAAYAGRYVAKNIVAAGLAERCEIQVSYAIGVAQPTSISINTFGTGKVSDDKIVQLVRECFDLRPYAITNMLDLLHPMYQETAAYGHFGRTPQQKTVGDDTFTTFTWERTDRAQSLRDAAGL, encoded by the coding sequence ATGAGCGAATACTCCCTTTTCACCTCCGAGTCCGTGTCCGAAGGGCATCCGGACAAGATCGCCGACCAGATTTCCGACGCGGTTCTGGACGCCATCATCACCCAGGACAAGTACGCCCGCGTAGCCTGTGAAACCCTGGTCAAGACCGGCGTCGCGATCATCGCCGGCGAAGTCACCACCTCGGCCTGGGTCGACCTGGAAGAGCTGGTGCGCAAGGTGATCATCGACATCGGCTACAACAGCTCCGAGGTCGGCTTCGACGGCGCCACCTGCGCCGTGATGAACATCATCGGCAAGCAGTCGGTGGACATCGCCCAGGGCGTCGACCGCTCCAAGCCGGAAGACCAGGGCGCGGGCGACCAGGGCCTGATGTTCGGCTACGCCAGCAACGAAACCGACGTGCTGATGCCCGCGCCGATCTGCTTCTCGCACCGCCTGGTCGAGCGTCAGGCCGAGGCGCGCAAGTCCAAGCTGCTGCCTTGGCTGCGCCCGGATGCCAAGTCGCAGGTCACCTGCCGCTATGAGAACGGCAAGGTGGTCGGTATCGACGCGGTGGTGCTGTCGACCCAGCACAACCCCGAGGTCTCGCAAAAAGACCTGCAGGAAGCGGTCATGGAGCTGATCGTCAAGCACACCCTGCCGGCCGAGCTGCTGCACAAGGGCACCCAGTACCACATCAACCCGACCGGCAACTTCATCATCGGTGGCCCAGTGGGCGACTGCGGCCTTACCGGTCGCAAGATCATCGTCGACTCCTACGGCGGCATGGCCCGCCACGGTGGTGGCGCGTTCTCCGGCAAGGACCCGTCCAAGGTCGACCGTTCCGCAGCCTACGCCGGCCGCTACGTGGCCAAGAACATCGTCGCCGCCGGCCTGGCCGAGCGCTGCGAGATCCAGGTCTCCTACGCCATCGGCGTGGCCCAGCCGACCTCCATCTCGATCAACACCTTCGGCACCGGCAAGGTGTCCGACGACAAGATCGTGCAACTGGTCCGCGAGTGCTTCGACCTGCGTCCATACGCCATCACCAACATGCTCGACCTGCTGCACCCGATGTACCAGGAAACCGCTGCCTACGGTCACTTCGGCCGTACCCCGCAACAGAAGACCGTCGGCGACGACACCTTCACCACCTTCACCTGGGAACGCACCGACCGCGCCCAGTCGCTGCGTGACGCTGCCGGCCTGTAA